One Mya arenaria isolate MELC-2E11 chromosome 7, ASM2691426v1 genomic window carries:
- the LOC128240267 gene encoding uncharacterized protein LOC128240267 isoform X2, which produces MLQLIRKQYNNDYVMKRNGSPKKMQRTEQMCHISKPNNLSNSDVHNGPAHYYEDIAPSSNIGNSDVHNGPAHYYEDIAASSNIGNSDVHNGPAHYYEDIAPSSNIGNSDVHNGPAHYYVDIAPSSNIGVKHHPRK; this is translated from the exons ATGTTGCAGTTAATACGAAAACAGTACAATAATGATTAT GTGATGAAGCGTAATGGCAGCCCAAAGAAGATGCAGAGGACAGAACAGATGTGTCATATATCCAAACCTAACAACCTAA gcaACTCGGATGTTCACAATGGTCCAGCTCATTATTATGAGGACATTGCCCCAAGTTCAAACATTG GCAACTCTGATGTTCACAATGGTCCAGCCCATTATTATGAGGACATTGCCGCGAGTTCAAACATTG gcaACTCGGATGTTCACAATGGTCCAGCCCATTATTATGAGGACATTGCCCCGAGTTCAAACATTG GCAACTCTGATGTTCACAATGGTCCAGCTCATTATTATGTGGACATTGCCCCGAGTTCAAACATTG gagTTAAGCACCATCCAAGGAAGTGA
- the LOC128240267 gene encoding uncharacterized protein LOC128240267 isoform X4: protein MKRNGSPKKMQRTEQMCHISKPNNLSNSDVHNGPAHYYEDIAPSSNIGNSDVHNGPAHYYEDIAASSNIGNSDVHNGPAHYYEDIAPSSNIGNSDVHNGPAHYYVDIAPSSNIGVKHHPRK from the exons ATGAAGCGTAATGGCAGCCCAAAGAAGATGCAGAGGACAGAACAGATGTGTCATATATCCAAACCTAACAACCTAA gcaACTCGGATGTTCACAATGGTCCAGCTCATTATTATGAGGACATTGCCCCAAGTTCAAACATTG GCAACTCTGATGTTCACAATGGTCCAGCCCATTATTATGAGGACATTGCCGCGAGTTCAAACATTG gcaACTCGGATGTTCACAATGGTCCAGCCCATTATTATGAGGACATTGCCCCGAGTTCAAACATTG GCAACTCTGATGTTCACAATGGTCCAGCTCATTATTATGTGGACATTGCCCCGAGTTCAAACATTG gagTTAAGCACCATCCAAGGAAGTGA
- the LOC128240267 gene encoding uncharacterized protein LOC128240267 isoform X3 — MKRNGSPKKMQRTEQMCHISKPNNLSMDIAICAGNSDVHNGPAHYYEDIAPSSNIGNSDVHNGPAHYYEDIAASSNIGNSDVHNGPAHYYEDIAPSSNIGNSDVHNGPAHYYVDIAPSSNIGVKHHPRK; from the exons ATGAAGCGTAATGGCAGCCCAAAGAAGATGCAGAGGACAGAACAGATGTGTCATATATCCAAACCTAACAACCTAAGTATGGACATTGCAATTTGTGCAG gcaACTCGGATGTTCACAATGGTCCAGCTCATTATTATGAGGACATTGCCCCAAGTTCAAACATTG GCAACTCTGATGTTCACAATGGTCCAGCCCATTATTATGAGGACATTGCCGCGAGTTCAAACATTG gcaACTCGGATGTTCACAATGGTCCAGCCCATTATTATGAGGACATTGCCCCGAGTTCAAACATTG GCAACTCTGATGTTCACAATGGTCCAGCTCATTATTATGTGGACATTGCCCCGAGTTCAAACATTG gagTTAAGCACCATCCAAGGAAGTGA
- the LOC128240267 gene encoding uncharacterized protein LOC128240267 isoform X5, whose amino-acid sequence MLQLIRKQYNNDYVMKRNGSPKKMQRTEQMCHISKPNNLSMDIAICAGNSDVHNGPAHYYEDIAPSSNIGNSDVHNGPAHYYEDIAASSNIGNSDVHNGPAHYYVDIAPSSNIGVKHHPRK is encoded by the exons ATGTTGCAGTTAATACGAAAACAGTACAATAATGATTAT GTGATGAAGCGTAATGGCAGCCCAAAGAAGATGCAGAGGACAGAACAGATGTGTCATATATCCAAACCTAACAACCTAAGTATGGACATTGCAATTTGTGCAG gcaACTCGGATGTTCACAATGGTCCAGCTCATTATTATGAGGACATTGCCCCAAGTTCAAACATTG GCAACTCTGATGTTCACAATGGTCCAGCCCATTATTATGAGGACATTGCCGCGAGTTCAAACATTG GCAACTCTGATGTTCACAATGGTCCAGCTCATTATTATGTGGACATTGCCCCGAGTTCAAACATTG gagTTAAGCACCATCCAAGGAAGTGA
- the LOC128240267 gene encoding uncharacterized protein LOC128240267 isoform X1 has protein sequence MLQLIRKQYNNDYVMKRNGSPKKMQRTEQMCHISKPNNLSMDIAICAGNSDVHNGPAHYYEDIAPSSNIGNSDVHNGPAHYYEDIAASSNIGNSDVHNGPAHYYEDIAPSSNIGNSDVHNGPAHYYVDIAPSSNIGVKHHPRK, from the exons ATGTTGCAGTTAATACGAAAACAGTACAATAATGATTAT GTGATGAAGCGTAATGGCAGCCCAAAGAAGATGCAGAGGACAGAACAGATGTGTCATATATCCAAACCTAACAACCTAAGTATGGACATTGCAATTTGTGCAG gcaACTCGGATGTTCACAATGGTCCAGCTCATTATTATGAGGACATTGCCCCAAGTTCAAACATTG GCAACTCTGATGTTCACAATGGTCCAGCCCATTATTATGAGGACATTGCCGCGAGTTCAAACATTG gcaACTCGGATGTTCACAATGGTCCAGCCCATTATTATGAGGACATTGCCCCGAGTTCAAACATTG GCAACTCTGATGTTCACAATGGTCCAGCTCATTATTATGTGGACATTGCCCCGAGTTCAAACATTG gagTTAAGCACCATCCAAGGAAGTGA